The Desulfatiglans sp. DNA segment AAGGGCAATTCATGTAGGGGCAATTCATGAATTGCCCCTACAACGTCGTAAAATGTTGTTATCAAAAATTATGGGGCGTTTTAAAATGGTTACGGCAAAACAAATAAATTTATCGCGTAATACACCGGGTGTTCCTGTATGGCAACGAAATTATTACGAACACATCATCCGCAATGAAGAATCATACAATGAAATCGCTAAATACATCTGCACAAATCCTTTGAAATGGAAGGATGACAGATATTATGTATAAAATCCTTATCAATTCTGTTCAAGTTCAAAATTTACTGTTGTCTGCGCCAGTGTATTAACAACCTCTCCATTCACTGCACCGGGTTTAAAAAGCCATTTGTGAACACAGGTAATAACGCTCTGATCAAATACCCCTGATGGATTTGATTCTAATACAGTCACATCCTCCACTGCACCCTTAGTATTCACAATAAACTGTATGGTCACATACCCCTGTATCTTCTCCTTTTTGGCACGTACAGGATAAACTGGTGGAATTCGTTTAACGGATATCAACGGATGATCAAGATCACCGGCATTAAAGATATTAGGAAGGCCCAATTCAAGGGCCGATATAGTGCCCGGGGCAGGCAATTTAAAATCAGAAGATCCGGTAAGATTTGGATTTATTTCAAAGACCATGTAAGTCTTGGGTTTTGGACCTTTTTCCGAGGCAGGACTCACCAGGATATGAGGCTTTTTTGAAAGCGGCTTCAGCGGTTCAGGCTCCTTGAACTCTTCAGGGGTATCAGGCTCTAATATAAATATCTCCTTATTCTGTATAACATATCTTTCCCTGACAGGATGATTCTCTGCAGGTTTGAGAAGCGCAGGCATTATGGTAAACATGAGCAGTGTCATAAATATGGCTAATAAACCGGACCACACCCTCAGGCTCTTTATGCCTGCGGCCAGATGAACAAGGAGATATTTATTGTATCTATTCATCTATATCACCCTTTTCCTGAATTAGGCAATCTACCCACACTTTTCATCAGGCCATGGCATAGTAATTTTTTTTCTGTGAGCATGGCCTGCAGATGGTCTCGCCATTTTCTTCCACATCACGGGCATCCATGATACCCTCGCCGCATGATGCGCAGACAACCCGGCGTAATGGCCTTCCGGGCATGTCTTCGGGTTTTAAGGATACCTTCACATCCTTTACAATAAAGAGATCTTCTTCAGGTACCTTTGAGAAGTCCGGCATCTCACCGCCTTCTTTTCCCTGATCTTTTCGTCGCCCCTTTGTTGAAACCCTTACTGACTTCCCGGTTTCAAGGTTAAGAAAGGTTGCAGCCATCTTGCCATAGTCATACACCTTCATTGTCCTTTTTCCCGGCCTGCACCCGGTAAGGGCAGTAATGGCGTCAGCGCAGCATCTGTCTATCTCCACGAATACCATAAGCTTTTTTTTATCAGCGTTTTTAGGGTCTGTGATCCCGATTCTTTCAAGCCCTATCATTGTCATACGCGTTCCCAGCACAATACCTGCGCATACGCCACCATGAAATGCCTTGGCCTCTGCAATACATGTCTCATAATCCTGATAATATTTTTTTTCCATACTTCCTCCGGTGTTAAGCTGTTTTATCCAATCCCAGGTATCTCATGCGACCGGTGTTAATAATATTGATCTTATTGACACAGCTGTTAAAAAGCCTGTATCCTCCGCCGCCTTCAGCAAGTATTTCAAGGGCAAGATCACTTTTAGTCACGGCCACTGTGCCGACAAGGGCCACATTGCGCCTGAAAAGTGGTTCAGGCACAAACCCCGCTGTTGGGCCAACAATTGCGATTGCCGCATCAGCCGGGACATAACCGATGAGTTCCTGGATGCTCCCGTTTGCAATGGCTGCCCCTGTAAACACCGCTGTCTCACAGCAGGCAAGACTTTCTGATGTATACTTTGGTGAGACGAATTGCCCATAGCCCGCCTCAGCCTCTGCCTGTGTCGCCTCTTTACGGTCTATTATTGTCACGCCGGCAGGCTCCAGTTCCTTTAATCGCTTTAAAAGAGGAATTATGGCCCCCACCATACACACGCACCGGTTTTTAAAGAGCGCCTTTGTATCTGAAAGGTCACTTTCTTTACGCACCTCATAATGGCCACCATCAAAAAATGGGACTGAAAGGGCATTTAGAGTCGCGAGTCTTATGATTCCTGAAAATGGCCCGGGTGCATTTCCCTTCGCCACTTCTGCTGCAGACATGCCGCGAATGAGGGGGGAGTTTTCCTTTAATATCCGCCTGCCCGCATTTTTAACCACCTCAGGGGGCGAATATGCAACTCCACCGCATCCGTTTGAAAGCTTTACACCAACAAAAAAAACACCCACAACCAGACGTTCTATAGTAAGGTTGATAAAATCATTTCCATAATATTGAATAAGCGTATCTGTTGCCTCATCAAGTATTGGAACCGAACTCCCCTCATATGAGTAGTCTGTTTTATCAGAAGTAGATGTCAATTTTAAAGGATGTTTATTATCGGCCATTTCTATAGTGTCCTTTTCTATTTCCACATATGTATCCATGAACCGTCTTCACCCCTGTTCAATCTGAAATTGGCAATGCTTATCCCTGATTGGATGCCATCATAATCACAGTGTATCCCCCTCATGTGATGATGCTCTTTTTCCCAGTCATGGGGCTTTTCACCCAACTCTTCTCTCTTTGCCTCAACCTGTTTTTTTACTTCAGGCGTACCCCTGCCTGTGCCCACATATACCATTCCACCCGGGGCAAGAATCCGGTAAAACTCCTTAAGCGCCGTGACAGGTTCTTTCCAGAATGGTATTGATCCACGGCTTATGACCAGATCAACGGATTCGTTTGTTAATGGTATTTTGTGGACATCAGCATGGAGGGTCCTTGCCCTTTTCTTCAGGCCCGCATTTGTAATGTTTAATTCTGCCCTCTCAAGCATCTTTTCTGATTGATCCAGAAATATGAAGGCAAGGTCGGTTATTTTTGCGAGGGCAAGGCCAAGGTAGCCACCTCCTGAACCTGCATCTACGCAAAGGCCGCTTGTAATGCCGGTCTTTTCAATAATCTTTTGGGCATAATAGTCATACATGGGGCTGTCCACTCCAAGGGCGCGTCGGTCATAACCTGTTACATCCATCCCTTTTTTTCTCTCTTCGTTCAATTTCCATCTCCTGAAAAATATTCAGTCTCTTTATTTCATCTTCCAGGCCATCATACCTGAATATACAGAGCGGTTTTCTTTATATATCCCGTTCACTGCTGATGATTTATAATACTCCCGTATCCTTCTCTTTACTGTGGCCGTGCAGGGTTCAAAATGTTCAAGGGAGCTGATTGTATGATCCGCGGCCTCTTCCCACGGCATTGATATCTTTCTCTTATTATCATGGATATGCACCACAGGCCTGCACCCTTTAAGGTACAGGTATAAAAATGCATTGGTAAAAAGAGAGCCCTTTTTTGATGTATTTTTTGGGCCTGCGCCCTTAAGCACCTTCTGAACAACATCGCTCCCTATCATGGGACCGTATCCATGGTTCTGAATAAAAAAGCCGTAAAAGCCAAAACCTCTTGAGCATGCAAGCATGCGGTCAAAACCGTCTACATCCTTTACAGCAGGGCTATAGGTGACAAATACCAGATCAAACCTGTTTCTGAGGTTTAGCCTGTCAATATCAGCCGTCCACCAGGAGGCAGTAATGGTTTTCACATCAAGCCCCTTTTTATCTGTGTATGACTTAAGGCGGTCAAGCGCTTTTGAAGAGATATCAAGTGCCGTGACCTTTGCACCTGCCTCGGCAAAGGGTATTACCGCTGCACCGGGGCCGGAGCCTATATCAAGTATCCTTGACCCCTTGATTTTGAATCCCACCTCTTCCAGCATCTCGAATATCTCGCCCATGCTTTTCTTTTTTTTTCGGGGCTTACTATGTTTTGATATGCCTGTATCTGTTGTGCCCCACCTTGTGTCCCAGAATTCCGCCTGTTCGCTGTCAGATTTATTGTCAAAAACCCCTTTTGATGATCGCCAGAAATCTATCCAGTTCTGTATATTTTTATCTTTTGATCTCTCTTTCATGCTGTAATTCCTCTTAGTCATTAAGTATTGATGTCAGTTCCTCATCTGAAAGTTCATAATGGTAAAATAATGAATAAAACTGCATGGCCTTTTCCCTGAACCATTTATCAGTAAAGATATCCGGGTAGAGTACATGTGCTGTCCAGGGGATACCCACAATCCTGTTTACTCCCGGAGGCCTGTCAAACCAGTTAAAGGGTTTGCTTGGGGTAAGGTGTATATTCCTTTTTTTTACTGCCGGGATCATGTTCCATGTTTCATCCTTGTAAACCTGTTCTTTAAATTCCCGGCTTGTGGTGATGATGACATCCGGTCTCCACATCAGTACTGATTCCATGGTTACCTGGGTCATCCCTGAGCCTGTATTTACAGAACAGACAGCCACATTGAACCCTCCGCACACATCAATAAGCTGGGAATGGGGAGAACCGCTTGGGTCTGTTGAAAGGCCGTTGTTGCCCTCCGCATAATATATCCTGGCTCTTTTATCCTGCGGGATGCCTGCTACTTTGTCCTGAACCTCCTTAAGTACGCCCAGATAATAGTCATTCAG contains these protein-coding regions:
- a CDS encoding energy transducer TonB, translated to MNRYNKYLLVHLAAGIKSLRVWSGLLAIFMTLLMFTIMPALLKPAENHPVRERYVIQNKEIFILEPDTPEEFKEPEPLKPLSKKPHILVSPASEKGPKPKTYMVFEINPNLTGSSDFKLPAPGTISALELGLPNIFNAGDLDHPLISVKRIPPVYPVRAKKEKIQGYVTIQFIVNTKGAVEDVTVLESNPSGVFDQSVITCVHKWLFKPGAVNGEVVNTLAQTTVNFELEQN
- a CDS encoding formylmethanofuran dehydrogenase; the encoded protein is MEKKYYQDYETCIAEAKAFHGGVCAGIVLGTRMTMIGLERIGITDPKNADKKKLMVFVEIDRCCADAITALTGCRPGKRTMKVYDYGKMAATFLNLETGKSVRVSTKGRRKDQGKEGGEMPDFSKVPEEDLFIVKDVKVSLKPEDMPGRPLRRVVCASCGEGIMDARDVEENGETICRPCSQKKNYYAMA
- a CDS encoding DUF364 domain-containing protein; its protein translation is MADNKHPLKLTSTSDKTDYSYEGSSVPILDEATDTLIQYYGNDFINLTIERLVVGVFFVGVKLSNGCGGVAYSPPEVVKNAGRRILKENSPLIRGMSAAEVAKGNAPGPFSGIIRLATLNALSVPFFDGGHYEVRKESDLSDTKALFKNRCVCMVGAIIPLLKRLKELEPAGVTIIDRKEATQAEAEAGYGQFVSPKYTSESLACCETAVFTGAAIANGSIQELIGYVPADAAIAIVGPTAGFVPEPLFRRNVALVGTVAVTKSDLALEILAEGGGGYRLFNSCVNKINIINTGRMRYLGLDKTA
- a CDS encoding class I SAM-dependent methyltransferase; translated protein: MDVTGYDRRALGVDSPMYDYYAQKIIEKTGITSGLCVDAGSGGGYLGLALAKITDLAFIFLDQSEKMLERAELNITNAGLKKRARTLHADVHKIPLTNESVDLVISRGSIPFWKEPVTALKEFYRILAPGGMVYVGTGRGTPEVKKQVEAKREELGEKPHDWEKEHHHMRGIHCDYDGIQSGISIANFRLNRGEDGSWIHMWK
- a CDS encoding class I SAM-dependent methyltransferase → MKERSKDKNIQNWIDFWRSSKGVFDNKSDSEQAEFWDTRWGTTDTGISKHSKPRKKKKSMGEIFEMLEEVGFKIKGSRILDIGSGPGAAVIPFAEAGAKVTALDISSKALDRLKSYTDKKGLDVKTITASWWTADIDRLNLRNRFDLVFVTYSPAVKDVDGFDRMLACSRGFGFYGFFIQNHGYGPMIGSDVVQKVLKGAGPKNTSKKGSLFTNAFLYLYLKGCRPVVHIHDNKRKISMPWEEAADHTISSLEHFEPCTATVKRRIREYYKSSAVNGIYKENRSVYSGMMAWKMK
- a CDS encoding ABC transporter substrate-binding protein — translated: MKKMKTEINKIKNIILILLCLVLVSSVYGTEGKIAKDTEYRVITDMAGRKVKIPISIKKVLSTSPPPTTFIYMLAPEKLGGWVGGPSKDASKILPKEYHNIPNIGWGRGETNYEAYIAAKPDLVFIGVEVELDPSRAETVQEKFGTIPVVCIENSRNATGYAKTITFMGDVLGVPDRAKMLNDYYLGVLKEVQDKVAGIPQDKRARIYYAEGNNGLSTDPSGSPHSQLIDVCGGFNVAVCSVNTGSGMTQVTMESVLMWRPDVIITTSREFKEQVYKDETWNMIPAVKKRNIHLTPSKPFNWFDRPPGVNRIVGIPWTAHVLYPDIFTDKWFREKAMQFYSLFYHYELSDEELTSILND